In Chitinophagaceae bacterium, the DNA window GCGTCAAACTGTTTTTCTTTTTTAGTCGTTTCCATAATTTACAAGGTCTTTGGGGCTTCTGATTTCAATCATTGAATACCCAAGTCGTAAGTTGACAGAATTGTAGCCCTTAATTCGGTCAAGATTTACAATATGTTTAAAGTTCCAACTTGCTAAAACGTCCACTTTGTTAATGGTCGCCAATGCAATATGTCGGCAGTCTTCCAAACTTGTCTTGCCAACAACTTTTTCGTTTATGTAAGAGTCTGCAAGCCTTACGGCCTCTTCGGTTAGTTCAACTCTTTCAAACTTGTCAGCCGAAAATTTAAGTAAATGTTCTCGTACT includes these proteins:
- a CDS encoding PIN domain protein, whose amino-acid sequence is MKQRIYIDTSLVGGYFDKEFKEATIKLFERLDNNEVVFVVSDLLDLELINAPQQVREHLLKFSADKFERVELTEEAVRLADSYINEKVVGKTSLEDCRHIALATINKVDVLASWNFKHIVNLDRIKGYNSVNLRLGYSMIEIRSPKDLVNYGND